The genomic segment AGCAAGCCCCAGTAAGTTCTCGATTTCAGACACTTTTTGGTTCGAATTTACAAATAAGTCATACCATAATTTAACCCCAGCATTTGGTAAATTGTAATATAGTGTTGCTATTGTTTTGAACCAAACGTTTCCCTCTGAGCCATCGAGCGAATCACTCATAGCCCCTATATTTTCCATCTGCCCTTTTATATTTAGTGAGCCCCAATCGCTGACCCTTCGATGGTGTACAGTAACGATACTTCTGTTATACATACCCGATTCCTTTGAGGTATCCGATATCTCCTGCCACCACCCTATATTTACGGCGGTTTCTTGTGTTAAAACTTTCGCGTCGATATCAGTGCAAAATAGGCAAAAAATTGCCAGGGCAAATGCCTTCATTATTAGTTCCTAGATATAAAAATTGGTATTTGTGTTTGAAAAACTTACTGATAGATAACTTCCAACATATATTGGCGACACAAGGCATAGCACTTGGTACTTGTGTTTGGAGCCACAACGAAAAACTTAAACTCGTCTTTGGGTAGTTAAATTACCTTTGACTAAACAGCGGTACGTGTTGGGTGTGATATTCGTGTATACACTTAAAAAGCGTCACAAACTCGTTGATTAACACCAGTTAATCGCATTGGACAAAGCAAGAATTGTCTCACTTGGCGGAATGAATATTAGGTAAAATCTTGCCAAGTGAGACCGAATTGCTTAGTTAGTAACGGTAGCCAACTCTGACGCCAAATGTACGTGGGTCTGAGAAGGTGGCACTTCCATTAGACAATGTTGGGAAGCGACTGGCCACAGTAGCGGAAGACAAGGTCACGTTGTTTTCTAAGTTCTTACCAAAGGCTTGAGCATACCAATTGCCATCTGGTGAGTTGTAGGTAACGGTAATCCCTGTTTTTGTATAACTTGGTTGTCGGAAGTAGGCCTCTATAGTGTTGTTTAAAATAACGTATTCAGAGCTCCACTTAGTATTTAAACTAAGATCAAGGGCTGCACCATTGCTAAGTTCCCACGTGTAGGTATAGCCAGCGTTCAACGTGAATTCAGGAGATCGAGATAAAGGTTTACCATCAAAGCTGGCATTTTCAGACATCTGATAGTCGTCAAAACGAGCATCTAGCCAGGTCACCGCTAGGTTGACATTAGTCGCTTGGTTTGGTGTCCAAATGGATTCAATTTCTACTCCGTCAACATCAGCTACTGCAGCATTAGTGGTGACTGCTTGAGGCGCTCCTTCAACGTCGATAATTTGACTAAGTTGTAAATCTTCATAATCATAATGAAAGGCGCTGGTATTTAGCTGCAATTTGTATTCAGGGAAGCGTGTTTTTAAACCTGCTTCAAATGCTACTAACGTTTCAGGAGCATAATAGAAAGCTTCTTCTGTGGTTGGGTTAATGCAACCTTCACCCTCGATGCACCCAGCGTTAAAGCCACCAGCTTTATAGCCTGTTGCTACACTGCCATAAAGCAAGGTGCGTGAATCTAGATCATAATCTAACCCTAATTTCCAGGTAACTTTCGAGAACTCTCTTGAGGCGTTGTTAAGTATATCGCCATTCTCAAAATCAATTTCTTCATCTAGGGTTGTGTGGGTAATGGTTGCACCTACCCGTGACTTTTCATCATGTGTGGAACGAATTCCCCCTGTCACTCTAAGTTCGTCGGTTAGGTGATAGGTAGTTTGACCAAAGTAAGCTACGGATTTGGAAATGGTTGGGTCTTGCGGGAAACCAAAAATATAGCCATCTTGCCCTTCAGGGGCTCTTAAGCCGTAAAGAATTAAAGCAATGCCTGATTCTTCACGGAAGTAATAAAGCCCAGCCTGAGCTTGTAAATTACCATTATCATAAGCGAGTCTTAATTCTTCAGAGTGCTGTTTATAATCTCCGTCCCAAGTGTATTGGTTAGTAGTAATAAAGTCTGTGGCTTCATTCTCTCCAAAAAAACGCGTTCCTTCTTCATCACGAGTAAATTCTCGATAAGAGCCAATATAATTTAAGGTTAGTTCTTCGGTGATAAACCAATTTATATCACTTTCAATGCCCCAAGTAGAGTTATCGCGGTCTTGCTTGCCAGTCGTATCAAAGCCAAGTTGTCGTAAAGCCTTGGAATTACTATCCGTATACTTTGGGTCGACACCACTTTCAAAAGGCATAGTATAAAAATTACTTAACAAAACCGTTTCCATCGGGTTGCCCAACATACTGCTATAGTCGGCTCTGACAAGTATTTCCACATCGTCGCTCACATTGTATAAGCCGGACAACCTTACTGAGCGATTGTCTTTGTATTTGTCTACATCAGCATTAACACCATCGGTTTCAATATAGCTATCACGCTGGTCAATGTTCGCTGCAAAGCGTAAAGCAAAGTCATCGTTGACGGGTACATTGACCATAGCAGTTCCTTGCAGTGTGTTATAATTGCCATACGCTAGATCAAACGAACTTTCAAAATCATATCTGGGTTTATTCGTGATTATGTTTACAACCCCTGCAGTAGTATTTCGACCATATAGGGTGCCCTGTGGTCCCCTCAAAACTTCGACTCGGGAGACGTCAAAGAAAGATACTTCCTGAGCTTGAGGTCGCGCGATGTACACGCCATCAAGTAAAAATGCAGCAGAGGGATCACCTTTCTCTGTATTGTCTGAACTACTAACGCCACGTATGGTAATTTGCAAACCATTGTTG from the Paraglaciecola mesophila genome contains:
- a CDS encoding TonB-dependent receptor gives rise to the protein MLLTKKRKSILAVATALGLINGSFSQSIYAQEKELDEDGFEQIIVTASRTATVASKTPVALASIGADDLRDSGVTDPTTLGDMTPNISIDRNNGLQITIRGVSSSDNTEKGDPSAAFLLDGVYIARPQAQEVSFFDVSRVEVLRGPQGTLYGRNTTAGVVNIITNKPRYDFESSFDLAYGNYNTLQGTAMVNVPVNDDFALRFAANIDQRDSYIETDGVNADVDKYKDNRSVRLSGLYNVSDDVEILVRADYSSMLGNPMETVLLSNFYTMPFESGVDPKYTDSNSKALRQLGFDTTGKQDRDNSTWGIESDINWFITEELTLNYIGSYREFTRDEEGTRFFGENEATDFITTNQYTWDGDYKQHSEELRLAYDNGNLQAQAGLYYFREESGIALILYGLRAPEGQDGYIFGFPQDPTISKSVAYFGQTTYHLTDELRVTGGIRSTHDEKSRVGATITHTTLDEEIDFENGDILNNASREFSKVTWKLGLDYDLDSRTLLYGSVATGYKAGGFNAGCIEGEGCINPTTEEAFYYAPETLVAFEAGLKTRFPEYKLQLNTSAFHYDYEDLQLSQIIDVEGAPQAVTTNAAVADVDGVEIESIWTPNQATNVNLAVTWLDARFDDYQMSENASFDGKPLSRSPEFTLNAGYTYTWELSNGAALDLSLNTKWSSEYVILNNTIEAYFRQPSYTKTGITVTYNSPDGNWYAQAFGKNLENNVTLSSATVASRFPTLSNGSATFSDPRTFGVRVGYRY